A window from Chrysemys picta bellii isolate R12L10 unplaced genomic scaffold, ASM1138683v2 scaf5, whole genome shotgun sequence encodes these proteins:
- the LOC135977637 gene encoding T-cell activation Rho GTPase-activating protein-like yields MKVLSSCNAPKPLNASNMETLIECQSEGDIKKCHLLVSCDSEDGLCHLIDGNKKRKKVISWPFALRWNSTISESSGHLESDLKTSLFDQPLSIVCGEDDTLPKPIQDILTTLYFKGPFTEGIFRKAANEKARKELKEELNSGGKVDLESKPVHLLAVVFKDFLRNIPNKLLSSELYDEWMTVMEKQSNPDRIEGLKEVADKLPRPNLLLLKHLVFVLHHLSKTSEVNRMDSSNLAICIGPNLLTPKQAETLPLEVQKQINDKVKTLVEFLIDNYFEVFGEDISLLFSPSADDSLEHTDSSTELLSPTQQNDSAYDSTDPEAECSSSISQIKQLQKAKGKTSSLRSRDPRCQKPQDLPPLASSLTVFKNSISTLDRRFSEPDMSLQDCLDGKIRSQKLTKSEDNFTIQQEQLRLQGQELEKHLPGEFFPGGHYRTKKPLNLSVKTNLPSELSSGSLPKTSSNCSLDSSLSNSDCSVFTSSPLVSPSSPKRNFVTRPQSFSTKTADESDTPIREFKKHSMSFSFATRKKVLTKTQSWEPGKAMGFQRNSFKKDSKKENQFSGRIVQEHCTNNGKPLSVVYQSRSRFRSADEVFREVDQKNPGKPPSYEEATKNCLAAKVPSYSTLTIQNMRATVSNQDSLLPHPCLSNREVTTDTYQKDLPFDRLFVVNDSQVQTETIDIGINSRASLPVTPRVYRLRSMSESYQKNKQEYLTRRCSQPVFEVDQLKYAKESYV; encoded by the exons ATGAAGGTGTTAAGCAGCTGCAATGCT cCAAAACCGCTAAATGCCAGCAATATGGAGACTTTGATTGAGTGCCAGTCAGAG GGCGATATCAAGAAATGCCACTTGTTGGTGTCGTGTGACAGTGAAGATGGGCTTTGCCATCTGATTG ACGGTAATAAGAAAAGAAAGAAGGTGATATCATGGCCCTTCGCGCTGCGATGGAACTCTACAATATCAGAGTCCTCGGGACATTTAGAATCTGATCTGAAGACTTCTCTGTTTGATCAGCCTCTGTCAATTGTCTGTGGTGAAGATGACACACTCCCCAAACCCATCCAG GATATCCTTACTACACTGTACTTTAAAGGACCTTTCACTGAAGGAATATTCAGAAAAGCTGCCAATGAAAAAGCACGCAAGGAGTTGAAGGAAGAACTGAACTCAGGAGGAAAGGTTGACTTGGAAAGCAAACCCGTGCATCTGTTAGCAGTGGTCTTTAAG GATTTCCTACGAAATATCCCAAATAAGCTACTCTCGTCTGAACTTTATGACGAGTGGATGACAGTGATGGAGAAGCAGAGCAATCCTGACAGAATTGAAGGATTGAAAGA GGTTGCAGACAAATTACCAAGACCAAATCTCCTCTTGCTCAAGCATTTGGTCTTTGTGCTTCACCATCTCAGCAAAACCTCTGAGGTCAACCGGATGGATTCCAGCAATCTTGCTATCTGCATTGGGCCAAACCTGCTGACTCCAAAGCAAGCGGAAACCTTACCACTCGAAGTCCAGAAACAGATAAATGACAAG GTTAAGACATTAGTGGAATTcctcattgataactactttgaAGTATTTGGGGAGGATATATCTTTGCTCTTCAGTCCATCGGCTGATGATTCACTGGAACACACCGACAGCTCCACAG AACTGTTATCTCCCACTCAGCAAAATGACTCTGCCTACGACAGCACTGATCCCGAGGCTGAATGCAGctccagcatttctcaaatcaAGCAGCTCCAGAAGGCCAAAGGGAAAACCAGTAGCCTGAGAAGTAGAGACCCACGATGCCAAAAACCACAGGACCTCCCCCCCCTTGCCTCTTCACTAACCGTTTTTAAAAACTCCATAAGCACACTGGATAGGAGATTCTCTGAGCCAGACATGTCCTTGCAGGACTGCCTTGACGGCAAGATAAGGAGCCAGAAGCTAACCAAAAGTGAGGATAACTTCACCATCCAGCAGGAACAGCTGAGGTTGCAAGGTCAAGAACTGGAAAAGCACCTGCCAGGGGAATTTTTTCCTGGAGGTCACTATAGGACTAAAAAGCCACTAAACCTAAGTGTGAAAACCAACTTGCCATCAGAATTATCAAGTGGCTCATTACCCAAAACATCCTCCAACTGTTCCTTGGATAGCTCCTTATCCAATTCTGACTGCTCTGTCTTTACCAGCTCACCATTAGTTTctccttccagtcccaagagaaaCTTCGTAACCAGACCCCAGTCCTTTTCCACCAAGACTGCTGATGAAAGTGATACACCCATCAGAGAGTTCAAAAAGCACTCCATGTCATTTTCTTTTGCAACCCGCAAGAAAGTGCTAACAAAAACTCAAAGTTGGGAGCCTGGAAAAGCTATGGGCTTTCAAAGAAACAGCTTCAAGAAGGACTCAAAGAAAGAAAATCAGTTTTCAGGTAGAATAGTCCAGGAACACTGTACCAACAATGGCAAACCATTATCTGTGGTATATCAATCAAGGTCTCGTTTCAGGTCAGCTGATGAGGTATTTAGAGAAGTGGACCAGAAAAATCCTGGCAAACCACCATCGTATGAAGAGGCTACTAAAAACTGCCTGGCTGCTAAGGTCCCTTCATACAGTACCTTAACAATTCAGAATATGAGAGCAACTGTGTCAAATCAAGACTCTTTGCTTCCTCATCCATGTCTCAGCAATAGAGAGGTTACAACAGATACGTATCAGAAGGATCTACCCTTTGACAGACTTTTTGTGGTAAATGATTCTCAGGTACAAACGGAAACCATTGACATTGGAATAAATTCCCGTGCAAGTTTACCTGTAACCCCTCGAGTTTATCGTCTCAGGTCTATGTCTGAGTCCTATCAAAAGAACAAACAAGAGTATCTGACACGACGATGCAGTCAACCAGTCTTTGAGGTTGACCAGCTCAAATATGCTAAGGAATCCTATGTTTAA